In the genome of Tautonia rosea, the window CCGATCCGCCCCGCTGGCTCTGAACCTGACGACGAACTCGGGCATCGAGAACGTCCTCGGCAGCCCGCAGAAGGACTTCCTTCGAGGCAACACACGCGGCAACCGGCTGGTCGGGAACGGGGGCGACGACATCCTCGACGGTCGGTGGGGCAACGATACACTCATCGGCGGCCACGGGAACGACACCTACGCGTTCTCCTCGCTCACCGACGATCGCGGCACCAACCGGATCATCGAGTTGTCGGGACAGGGCCGGGACACGATTGACTTCTCCGGCATGTCTGGCGGCATCGCCATCGACCTGGGATCGACCGCCACTCAGGTCGTCAACCCGCTGCTTCGGGTCGTACTCAATGCTGGAGACCGCATCGAGGATGTGAAGGGGACGGTCTTCGACGACGTGATTCGCGGAAACGCCCTTGCCAATACTCTGTGGGGGAATGACGGCAACGACGTTCTGGAAGGTCGCCAGGGTGACGACGCCCTCTACGGCCAACGCGGCAACGACTCGTACGTCTTTGGCATCACCGCCGCTGGCATCGACGCGATCTTCGAAGATGAGGACCCCCACGGCCCGACCAACGACCCGGCTGACACCCTCGACTTCACCAATTTCGGCTCCGGCCTGGGAATAACCCTCGGGTCGACCGAGTTGCAGTGGGCCTCGCAAAGCCGTACCGGCCTCCAGTTGCAACTCTCCAGTGCCTCGGGGATCGAAAACGTTGTCGGCACCTCTTTCGACGACATGATCCGCGGCAATGCCCGGGCGAACACCCTCGACGGCCGGGCCGGCAACGATACCCTCGACGGGCTGAACGGCGACGACACCCTGCTCGGAGGCGATGGTAACGACACCCTCAACGGCGGCTCCGGTAAGGATGTCCTCCTGGGAGGCGACGGCAACGACGACCTTGACGGGGGCAGTGGCGCCGACAAACTCTACGGCGAGAACGGCAACGACCGCCTCCGGGGCGGGTCCGACGGGATCGCCGACGCCCTTTACGGGGGAGCAGGGGCTGACCTGTTCTTCGCCGAGTGGTACGTCGTTAATCAGATCAAGAAGAACCGGGATCGCGTTCTTGACTTCAACGCCTCCGAGGGCGATACGATTTCCTGACACGCCGCTTTTCCCTCGCACACATCGGCCGACCGGTCCCCTGTGGGGAGCGTTCGGCCGATCGACGTTTTTGCGGCCTCAACCTCATCAGGGCACTCGGCTCATCGTTGCATTAACCACCCAGAAGCCACAGGAACCCGAGGACCATGCCCACGACTGCGACCCAACCCAAGACAAATCCGAGCACCGAGGTGCGAGAGGGGCAGGGGATCTCCAAACCCCCGGCGGTCAGGAGCATTGGCCGGTTTGCGGGCTCGACACCCGGCGGCAGGGTGCACGGCTCCTCGACCCGTTCTCCAGCAACGATGGGCGTCCTCGTTAAGGTGTAAAAGCGATCGAGCCGCTCCCTGGGCGTTTGCACGGTGGCCAGGCTGACGACGACCCCGGCAATGACGGCCGCACCGGTATATAGGGCGATCACCCACGGCTCGGCAATCGCGAGTCGGCCCTCGCTGGTCAGGCGAACGATTCCGAATGCCTCGGCCATCGGCATCCGGGCGACCAGCGCCGCGACATTCGGTAGCTCGGCCAGCCACCAGCATGCAAATCCGGTCAACGTGACGGCCCAGGCGCCTGCGGGGGTCGTTCGCCTCCAGGAGAGCCCCAGCCAGAAGGCGATCCCCATCATCGGGGCGATCCGGAACCAGATGTTAAGCGCCGTGATGACGTCGGGAACCGCCCAGGCGAAGACGATCCCACCTGCCACAATCGCCACCGACGCCAGCCGACCAACCCAGACGTAGTGCCCCGGATCGCGGCCCCGCACGATCGGCTTGTAGATGTTCTCTGTTGCAAGCGCTGAGCCGGAGACCATCATCGCGTCGCACGAACTCATGACCGAGGCCACCAGCGAGGCGAGGAACACTCCCAGCAATCCCGGCATCACCCCCGGAAGAAACTCCCGGGCCATGTCCCCGAAGACGTGGTCCGGGTTGATGTCTGCCCGATCAACGCCAAGGCTGATGTACCAGGCGACCGCCGCCAACGCCGTCAGGCTCCAGGCCGCCGTGCAGATTCGCTTGAGAATATTCCCCACCATGAATCCGAAGCGACCGTCCATCTCGGTCCGACCGGCAGCGCAGACTCCCATGATGAATGGCTGGGCTACGATCCCCATCAGTGCCTGGATCGCATACATCACCACGAAAAACAGGCCGATCTCTCCCGGGACGACGAGCGAGAGCATTTCGGGATCGTCGATAGTCCCGCGGATACCCTCCATCCCTCCTACGGCTTGCATGACGAAGGGGAGCAGCAGAAAGGAGAAGAGAATCGTCAGGATCCCCTGAACGAAGTCCGTGACGATTGCTGCGGCCAACCCTCCGGCCGTGCCATAGGCGACGAACAGAACCGTAATGATGGGGATCGCCCAGTCGGCCGATACTGCTCCGCCTGTCGTGGCCTCGATCAACGCTCCTGAGCCTTTCAGCAGCAGACCGATCTTCACCGACAATCCCACGATTCCGACGACCGAAAACAACAGGGCCACGCTCCGATCGTAACGCAATTCGTACACGTCCGCCGTCGTGATCGCCCGGAGCCGCCGCATGATCGGGGCGATCAGCCAGTAGAACGGGGTGGCCGGGAGCCAGATCCATTGCCACCAGATCCCTGCGAGTCCGACCCGAAACGTTTCGGCGGCCACACTCACAGCCTGGTCGGACGCCGTCCCGGTCCCAAAGGCGAAGGTGGTCATCATCGCCTTGCCGAATCGACGGGGCATGAAGTAGTCGCCGATCGAACGCACCCGCCTGGCCATCCAGAC includes:
- a CDS encoding sodium:solute symporter family protein gives rise to the protein MHPIDLIVLVAYLAGITALGVWMARRVRSIGDYFMPRRFGKAMMTTFAFGTGTASDQAVSVAAETFRVGLAGIWWQWIWLPATPFYWLIAPIMRRLRAITTADVYELRYDRSVALLFSVVGIVGLSVKIGLLLKGSGALIEATTGGAVSADWAIPIITVLFVAYGTAGGLAAAIVTDFVQGILTILFSFLLLPFVMQAVGGMEGIRGTIDDPEMLSLVVPGEIGLFFVVMYAIQALMGIVAQPFIMGVCAAGRTEMDGRFGFMVGNILKRICTAAWSLTALAAVAWYISLGVDRADINPDHVFGDMAREFLPGVMPGLLGVFLASLVASVMSSCDAMMVSGSALATENIYKPIVRGRDPGHYVWVGRLASVAIVAGGIVFAWAVPDVITALNIWFRIAPMMGIAFWLGLSWRRTTPAGAWAVTLTGFACWWLAELPNVAALVARMPMAEAFGIVRLTSEGRLAIAEPWVIALYTGAAVIAGVVVSLATVQTPRERLDRFYTLTRTPIVAGERVEEPCTLPPGVEPANRPMLLTAGGLEIPCPSRTSVLGFVLGWVAVVGMVLGFLWLLGG
- a CDS encoding calcium-binding protein, whose translation is MSRHTSPRARRLARTARPSIDRLEGRQLMTAGISDLVNGIVTITGTEQADVIRIDYLGNDFVSMTLASNGQTLFNRYFPWQSVNRVVVNGLGGNDQITNNSILPSELNGGSGNDTLIGGWMNDVLSGGPGNDRLEGRSGDDGLNGGSGNDTYVFSGNANLGRDTIIEEVSRDTDTLDFSRYGHTVNLDLNQTGWQDVLPYFPGDDIRSAPLALNLTTNSGIENVLGSPQKDFLRGNTRGNRLVGNGGDDILDGRWGNDTLIGGHGNDTYAFSSLTDDRGTNRIIELSGQGRDTIDFSGMSGGIAIDLGSTATQVVNPLLRVVLNAGDRIEDVKGTVFDDVIRGNALANTLWGNDGNDVLEGRQGDDALYGQRGNDSYVFGITAAGIDAIFEDEDPHGPTNDPADTLDFTNFGSGLGITLGSTELQWASQSRTGLQLQLSSASGIENVVGTSFDDMIRGNARANTLDGRAGNDTLDGLNGDDTLLGGDGNDTLNGGSGKDVLLGGDGNDDLDGGSGADKLYGENGNDRLRGGSDGIADALYGGAGADLFFAEWYVVNQIKKNRDRVLDFNASEGDTIS